The following proteins come from a genomic window of Microbacterium lemovicicum:
- a CDS encoding sterol carrier family protein — MPRKIDTVAGRSALTAVADAVAADVKPARTELATAVRYLLQLLAEKAPGHAVEVRVPPFGAVQVIEGPRHTRGTPPNVVETDALTWIALATGTEKWADAAASGRILASGVRADLTPVLPLRP; from the coding sequence ATGCCGCGCAAGATCGACACCGTCGCAGGGCGCTCCGCGCTGACCGCCGTCGCCGATGCCGTGGCCGCCGACGTGAAGCCCGCCCGGACCGAGCTGGCCACGGCCGTCCGCTACCTGCTCCAGCTGCTCGCCGAGAAGGCGCCGGGTCACGCGGTGGAGGTGCGGGTGCCGCCGTTCGGCGCCGTCCAGGTGATCGAGGGTCCGCGCCACACCCGGGGCACCCCGCCGAACGTCGTCGAGACCGACGCCCTGACCTGGATCGCGCTCGCGACCGGCACCGAGAAGTGGGCGGATGCCGCGGCATCCGGTCGCATCCTCGCCTCCGGGGTGCGCGCCGATCTCACCCCCGTCCTGCCCCTCCGTCCCTGA
- a CDS encoding potassium transporter Trk, whose amino-acid sequence MSLPQDPAPSADEPRPVIDEQIVTVTVRRAPKYAVFLVAGGIIGVIVAAILTFSFSGVDELSPNTGVVYSPMQVFGFVGLICVSAGVLLGGLVALVLDRTIGSRTREVTADRERARYLD is encoded by the coding sequence ATGTCCCTTCCGCAGGACCCCGCACCCTCCGCCGACGAGCCCCGTCCGGTGATCGACGAGCAGATCGTCACCGTGACCGTCCGGCGCGCGCCGAAGTACGCGGTGTTCCTCGTCGCGGGCGGCATCATCGGCGTCATCGTCGCGGCGATCCTGACGTTCTCGTTCAGCGGCGTCGACGAGCTCAGCCCGAACACCGGCGTCGTCTACTCGCCGATGCAGGTCTTCGGCTTCGTCGGCCTCATCTGCGTCTCCGCCGGCGTCCTGCTCGGCGGACTGGTGGCGCTCGTGCTCGACCGGACCATCGGCAGCCGCACCCGCGAGGTCACCGCCGACCGCGAGCGCGCCCGCTACCTCGACTGA
- a CDS encoding zinc-binding alcohol dehydrogenase encodes MVGAGAPEWVIREDAGQPVLLALYLRQAMSLRSPEELPQLRGLPASPVDRLESDQAALERQWREYWAMTVEPQAHPSPVPLELVNGFETLIALPSAGFDELRAAMAPHADAALAFSRAAHSRYRREATAKPGVSYRAYASAIAEHERRVGRRAHSFELNVQVLPLAQRGVWWIGSLTIAVTDGLRGDVAAFDSAIHPIIAELA; translated from the coding sequence ATGGTCGGCGCCGGCGCACCGGAGTGGGTGATCCGCGAGGACGCGGGACAGCCCGTGCTCCTCGCGCTCTATCTGCGCCAGGCGATGTCCCTGCGCTCCCCCGAGGAGCTTCCCCAGCTGCGCGGCCTCCCCGCGTCGCCGGTCGACCGGCTCGAGTCGGATCAGGCGGCGCTCGAGCGCCAGTGGCGCGAGTACTGGGCCATGACCGTGGAGCCGCAGGCGCATCCGTCCCCCGTCCCGCTCGAACTCGTCAACGGCTTCGAGACGCTCATCGCCCTGCCCTCGGCGGGTTTCGACGAGCTGCGCGCGGCGATGGCGCCGCACGCCGACGCCGCGCTCGCCTTCTCGCGGGCGGCCCACTCCCGCTACCGGCGGGAGGCCACCGCCAAGCCCGGCGTCTCGTACCGTGCGTACGCCAGCGCCATCGCCGAGCACGAGCGCCGGGTCGGCCGCCGTGCGCACTCGTTCGAGCTCAACGTGCAGGTGCTGCCGCTGGCCCAGCGCGGAGTCTGGTGGATCGGCTCACTGACGATCGCCGTCACGGACGGCCTGCGCGGAGACGTCGCCGCCTTCGACTCGGCGATCCATCCGATCATCGCCGAGCTCGCCTGA
- the purM gene encoding phosphoribosylformylglycinamidine cyclo-ligase has translation MASASTEPPTPSSSSGDSAPRDPYSAAGVDTEAGDLAVELMKSAVKRTHGPEVRGGVGGFAGLFDASALRAYERPILATSTDGVGTKVAIAQAIDKHDTIGIDLVGMVVDDIVVVGAKPLFMTDYIACGKVVPQRIADIVAGIARGAHETGTALVGGETAEHPGLLGPQDYDVAGAATGVVEESGILGAERVRPGDVVLALASSGLHANGYSLVRHIVTGASISYGDRAADLGAAGATWGEALLEPTRLYTAPLLRLVAGLGGGVHALSHVTGGGIAANLARVLPQGTWVDVDRSTWSPLPVFRVLADLGGLDLSATEGTWNLGIGFLAVVSVEQADAAASALSADGIATWQVGTVQSQARPAGDYTQGAKGVDGGAVRLVGAFADGS, from the coding sequence GTGGCCTCTGCTTCCACCGAACCCCCCACCCCCTCCTCCTCCTCCGGCGACTCCGCGCCGCGCGATCCGTACAGCGCCGCGGGCGTCGACACCGAGGCGGGTGACCTCGCCGTCGAGCTGATGAAGTCCGCCGTCAAGCGCACGCACGGCCCCGAGGTGCGCGGCGGCGTCGGCGGCTTCGCCGGACTCTTCGACGCGAGCGCGCTGCGCGCCTACGAACGGCCGATCCTCGCGACCAGCACCGACGGCGTCGGCACGAAGGTCGCGATCGCCCAGGCGATCGACAAGCACGACACGATCGGCATCGACCTGGTCGGCATGGTCGTGGACGACATCGTCGTGGTGGGCGCCAAGCCGCTCTTCATGACCGATTACATCGCGTGCGGCAAGGTCGTGCCGCAGCGCATCGCCGACATCGTCGCCGGCATCGCGCGCGGCGCCCACGAGACCGGCACCGCCCTGGTCGGCGGCGAGACGGCGGAGCACCCCGGTCTGCTCGGGCCCCAGGACTACGACGTGGCCGGCGCCGCCACGGGTGTCGTGGAGGAGTCCGGCATCCTCGGTGCCGAGCGGGTGCGCCCCGGCGACGTGGTGCTGGCGCTCGCCTCCAGCGGCCTGCACGCCAACGGCTACTCGCTTGTGAGACACATCGTCACCGGCGCGAGTATCTCCTACGGCGACCGCGCGGCCGACCTCGGAGCCGCCGGCGCGACGTGGGGCGAGGCCCTCCTCGAGCCCACGCGGCTCTACACCGCGCCGCTCCTCCGCCTCGTCGCGGGCCTCGGCGGCGGCGTGCACGCGCTCAGCCACGTCACGGGCGGTGGCATCGCCGCGAACCTCGCGCGCGTGCTGCCGCAGGGCACCTGGGTCGACGTCGACCGGTCCACGTGGTCGCCCCTCCCGGTCTTCCGGGTGCTGGCCGACCTCGGCGGACTCGACCTGTCGGCCACCGAGGGCACCTGGAACCTCGGCATCGGCTTCCTCGCGGTCGTCTCCGTCGAACAGGCGGATGCCGCGGCATCCGCTCTCTCGGCCGACGGCATCGCGACGTGGCAGGTGGGCACGGTCCAGTCGCAGGCGCGGCCCGCGGGGGACTACACGCAGGGCGCCAAGGGCGTCGACGGCGGAGCGGTGCGCCTGGTGGGCGCATTCGCGGACGGGAGCTGA
- the purF gene encoding amidophosphoribosyltransferase, translated as MCGIVGMVGQGPINQEIYDALLLLQHRGQDSTGIATAEASGVFHINKQKGMVREAFRTRDMRTLLGEIGLGHVRYATKGTASNEEEAQPFYVNAPYGIVLVHNGNLTNTRELTDELFHKDRRHLNTSSDTELLVNVLGSELQTEMAGLELDPEQVFAAVSRVHERVEGSYAAISLIAGYGLLAFRDPFGIRPLILGTRHSDAGGYEWVVASESLVLENAGFDVVRDVMPGEAVFIDLAGHLHTKQCAPAPTLAPCSFEYVYLARPDSEMNGVSVYEARLRMGERLADTIAKYTPVGSIDVVMPIPDSSRPAAMQVARKLGLEYREGFYKNRYIGRTFIMPGQAVRKKSVRQKLNAMSSEFKGKNVLLIDDSIVRGTTSKEIIQMARDAGAKSVTFASAAPPVRYPHVYGINMPSRQELVAHGRTIPEIAEELGADYLVYQEVEDLKAAILEGSDLDDLDMSCFDGRYVTGTVSAEYLDWVENSQES; from the coding sequence GTGTGCGGAATCGTCGGAATGGTCGGCCAGGGGCCGATCAACCAGGAGATCTACGATGCGCTGCTCCTCCTGCAGCACCGCGGGCAGGATTCCACGGGCATCGCGACGGCCGAGGCCAGCGGCGTCTTCCACATCAACAAGCAGAAGGGCATGGTGCGCGAGGCCTTCCGCACCCGCGACATGCGCACGCTGCTGGGTGAGATCGGGCTCGGGCACGTCCGCTACGCGACGAAGGGCACCGCGAGCAACGAGGAGGAGGCGCAGCCGTTTTACGTGAACGCGCCGTACGGCATCGTCCTCGTGCACAACGGCAACCTCACGAACACCCGCGAGCTGACCGACGAGCTGTTCCACAAGGACCGCCGGCACCTCAACACGAGCTCCGACACCGAGCTGTTGGTGAACGTCCTGGGCAGCGAGCTGCAGACCGAGATGGCCGGCCTCGAACTCGATCCGGAGCAGGTCTTCGCCGCCGTGTCGCGCGTGCACGAGCGCGTCGAGGGGTCGTACGCCGCGATCTCGCTCATCGCGGGCTACGGGCTCCTCGCCTTCCGCGACCCGTTCGGCATCCGCCCGCTCATCCTGGGCACGCGGCACTCGGATGCCGGCGGCTACGAGTGGGTCGTGGCATCCGAGTCGCTCGTCCTGGAGAACGCCGGCTTCGACGTCGTCCGCGACGTCATGCCCGGCGAGGCGGTCTTCATCGACCTCGCCGGTCACCTGCACACGAAGCAGTGCGCGCCGGCGCCGACGCTGGCACCGTGCTCGTTCGAGTACGTCTACCTCGCGCGGCCCGACTCGGAGATGAACGGCGTCTCGGTCTACGAGGCGCGGCTGCGGATGGGCGAGCGCCTCGCCGACACCATCGCGAAGTACACGCCGGTCGGCTCGATCGACGTCGTCATGCCGATCCCCGACTCGTCGCGCCCCGCGGCCATGCAGGTGGCGCGCAAGCTCGGGCTCGAGTACCGCGAGGGGTTCTACAAGAACCGCTACATCGGGCGGACGTTCATCATGCCCGGGCAGGCGGTGCGCAAGAAGAGCGTGCGCCAGAAGCTGAACGCCATGTCGAGCGAGTTCAAGGGCAAGAATGTCCTGCTGATCGACGACTCGATCGTGCGCGGCACGACGAGCAAGGAGATCATCCAGATGGCGAGGGATGCCGGAGCGAAGTCCGTCACCTTCGCCTCCGCGGCGCCGCCCGTGCGCTATCCCCACGTCTACGGCATCAACATGCCGTCGCGGCAGGAGCTGGTGGCCCACGGTCGCACGATCCCCGAGATCGCCGAAGAGCTGGGCGCGGACTACCTCGTCTACCAGGAGGTCGAGGACCTCAAGGCCGCGATCCTGGAGGGCTCCGACCTCGACGACCTCGACATGAGCTGCTTCGACGGCCGCTACGTCACCGGCACGGTGAGCGCCGAGTACCTCGACTGGGTGGAGAACTCGCAGGAGAGCTGA
- a CDS encoding MFS transporter: MISAPPRPFWRGRALALVGIVLFAFSLRSAVASLSPLIGHIQDDFSVPAAIAGLIGTVPPVCYAIFGFATPALERRFGLEALATAAMAVVTIGLVARSLAPDAGLLLAGTALMFAAVGTGNILLPPLVRRYFPDRIGVLTTIFTTTMTVATLLPPLVAVPVADAADWRLSLGMWAVFAVVATVPWIGMTLRRRSAERADPTEVLPGVFRRMWRLPLAWAITIGFAVSSTIAYTSFAWLPSILVDISGVTPAQAGVLLSLFAGMGVPASIAVPLLVTRRGATRILFGVAAATGLSGIAGFLLAPAAAPWLWTALLGLAPLLFPMMLVLVGLRSRTHEGAVALSGFVQSVGYGIAAVFPLGVGLLHDATAGWTVPLLVMGGVIACSIPVGVVASRTVTIEEEWSRRHGAW; the protein is encoded by the coding sequence GTGATCTCTGCTCCTCCCCGTCCCTTCTGGCGGGGAAGGGCACTCGCCCTCGTCGGCATCGTGCTCTTCGCGTTCTCCCTCCGTTCCGCCGTCGCCTCGCTGTCGCCGCTGATCGGCCATATCCAGGACGACTTCTCCGTGCCCGCGGCCATCGCCGGCCTCATCGGCACGGTGCCGCCGGTCTGCTACGCCATCTTCGGATTCGCCACGCCCGCGCTCGAGCGCAGATTCGGGCTCGAAGCGCTCGCGACCGCGGCGATGGCGGTCGTCACGATCGGGCTCGTCGCGCGCAGCCTCGCGCCCGACGCCGGCCTGCTGCTGGCCGGCACGGCGCTCATGTTCGCCGCGGTCGGCACGGGCAACATCCTGCTGCCGCCGCTCGTGCGGCGGTACTTCCCCGACCGGATCGGCGTGCTCACGACGATCTTCACCACGACCATGACCGTCGCCACCCTGCTGCCGCCGCTGGTCGCGGTGCCGGTGGCCGACGCCGCCGACTGGCGGCTGTCGCTGGGCATGTGGGCCGTCTTCGCCGTCGTGGCGACGGTGCCGTGGATCGGCATGACGCTGCGGCGCCGCAGCGCGGAGCGGGCCGACCCGACCGAGGTCCTGCCCGGGGTGTTCCGCCGCATGTGGCGGTTGCCGCTGGCGTGGGCGATCACGATCGGCTTCGCCGTCTCGAGCACGATCGCCTACACGTCCTTCGCGTGGCTGCCGTCGATCCTCGTCGACATCTCGGGCGTCACGCCCGCGCAGGCCGGCGTGCTGCTGTCGCTCTTCGCCGGCATGGGCGTGCCCGCGTCGATCGCCGTGCCGCTGCTGGTCACGCGGCGCGGCGCGACGCGCATCCTGTTCGGAGTCGCCGCGGCGACCGGCCTCTCCGGGATCGCCGGATTCCTCCTCGCACCTGCCGCGGCGCCCTGGCTCTGGACCGCGCTGCTCGGGCTCGCGCCGCTGCTGTTCCCGATGATGCTGGTGCTCGTGGGCCTGCGCTCACGCACGCACGAGGGCGCGGTGGCGCTCAGCGGATTCGTGCAGAGCGTGGGCTACGGCATCGCCGCGGTGTTCCCGCTCGGCGTCGGCCTGCTGCACGACGCGACGGCGGGTTGGACCGTGCCGCTCCTGGTGATGGGCGGCGTCATCGCCTGCTCGATCCCGGTCGGCGTCGTGGCGTCGCGCACGGTCACGATCGAGGAGGAGTGGAGCAGGCGGCACGGCGCCTGGTGA
- a CDS encoding DUF3073 domain-containing protein yields the protein MGRGRQKAKHTKIARELKSFSPSVNYSALERELHPEGEDLYVDKWADDYEEDEDETTPVSSSSQV from the coding sequence ATGGGTCGTGGCCGTCAGAAGGCGAAGCACACAAAGATCGCCCGTGAGCTCAAGTCGTTCAGCCCGAGTGTGAACTACTCCGCTCTGGAGCGTGAGCTGCACCCCGAGGGAGAAGACCTCTACGTCGACAAGTGGGCCGACGACTACGAAGAGGACGAAGACGAGACGACTCCGGTCTCCTCGTCCTCCCAGGTCTGA
- a CDS encoding universal stress protein: MSEEASAVPAPGADDGALRGAVIAGVVPGQSSRVVREAGRYAALLGAHLLVVHVDVTRFVTYEDPDGYVHSAPLDAEGGVGSVELAAVTELARTALEGRSVTWSVRQLIGDPALAIKHLAEKVDARLIVVGTRRRGLGESIREFFSGAVAARLAHRQQRPVLVVPLGDPVADDQDIWPDAV; the protein is encoded by the coding sequence ATGTCGGAAGAGGCATCTGCCGTCCCCGCGCCCGGTGCCGACGACGGCGCTCTGCGCGGCGCGGTCATCGCGGGGGTCGTGCCCGGTCAGTCGTCACGGGTCGTCCGCGAGGCGGGGCGCTACGCGGCTCTGCTCGGCGCGCACCTGCTGGTGGTGCACGTCGACGTCACCCGCTTCGTGACCTACGAGGACCCGGACGGGTACGTGCACTCGGCACCGCTGGACGCGGAGGGCGGCGTCGGCTCCGTGGAGCTCGCCGCCGTCACCGAGCTCGCCCGCACCGCGCTCGAGGGCCGATCCGTCACGTGGTCGGTCCGCCAGCTCATCGGCGACCCGGCGCTGGCGATCAAGCACCTGGCCGAGAAGGTCGACGCGCGGCTCATCGTCGTGGGCACGCGTCGGCGCGGTCTCGGCGAGTCGATCCGGGAGTTCTTCAGCGGCGCGGTCGCCGCACGGCTCGCGCATCGCCAGCAGCGGCCGGTGCTGGTGGTGCCGCTGGGCGACCCGGTCGCCGACGATCAGGACATCTGGCCCGACGCCGTCTGA
- a CDS encoding PadR family transcriptional regulator: MSPVFSHGDLRLYLLSLLDEAPRHGYDIMQALADRTGGTYTPSAGTIYPRLSKLEDDGLVTKTVDGRKTVYEITDAGRAEVASRSGDLEGIQAGLADSVRLIADEVRGSVREAMKSLRADLASARDQQQDPPAPARADDPRFAGREQLHRADVAINAFRARVRSDLRLFTAGGGVIEADVVDRLTAALDEAGREVTRALQR; encoded by the coding sequence ATGAGTCCCGTCTTCTCCCACGGCGATCTGCGCCTCTACCTGCTGAGCCTGCTCGACGAGGCCCCCCGCCACGGCTACGACATCATGCAGGCCCTGGCCGACCGCACCGGCGGCACTTACACCCCCAGCGCGGGCACCATCTATCCGCGCCTGTCGAAGCTCGAGGACGACGGCCTGGTCACCAAGACCGTCGACGGTCGCAAGACCGTGTACGAGATCACCGACGCGGGGCGTGCGGAAGTCGCCTCGCGGTCCGGCGATCTCGAGGGCATCCAGGCGGGGCTGGCCGACTCGGTCCGGCTGATCGCCGACGAGGTGCGCGGCAGCGTCCGCGAGGCCATGAAGAGCCTGCGCGCCGACCTCGCCTCCGCGCGCGATCAGCAGCAGGATCCGCCCGCCCCCGCTCGCGCCGACGACCCGCGCTTCGCCGGACGCGAGCAGCTCCACCGCGCAGACGTCGCGATCAACGCGTTCCGCGCGCGGGTGCGCAGCGATCTCCGGCTGTTCACCGCCGGCGGCGGGGTGATCGAGGCCGACGTGGTCGACCGGCTCACCGCCGCTCTCGACGAGGCCGGCCGCGAGGTCACGCGCGCGCTGCAGCGCTGA
- a CDS encoding DUF4097 family beta strand repeat-containing protein has product MTLEKWLIHPGETRIIDIDGIRALKVGLVGGQIDVVAHDESGIRIEVHGVTVKDLRIEATGDQLEIDHPQLRWDNFLEVFRNFGAGGPKAEISVAVPRDIALTLGVVSASALVSGIRNDAKLNTVSGDIIVDGLTGDLTVNAVSGDVSARHVIGSLNANSVSGDVAITGTVRKATIDTVSGGMLVDSDGDIQVVGLNTVSGDSTIRLSEGVPANYVVRSVSGRVQIDGVVQSGRGTGPTTNFAGSVGELSGSFADMRINSVSGDITVLRQPAVVDAAASVPVEAGASEQQRPVESPVNAVEDGQAW; this is encoded by the coding sequence ATGACCCTCGAGAAGTGGCTCATCCACCCGGGCGAGACCCGGATCATCGACATCGACGGCATCCGCGCCCTCAAGGTCGGTCTCGTCGGCGGCCAGATCGACGTCGTCGCCCACGACGAGTCCGGCATCCGCATCGAGGTCCACGGCGTCACCGTCAAGGACCTCCGCATCGAGGCCACCGGCGACCAGCTGGAGATCGACCACCCGCAGCTGCGCTGGGACAACTTCCTCGAGGTCTTCCGCAACTTCGGCGCGGGCGGACCGAAGGCCGAGATCAGCGTCGCGGTGCCGCGCGACATCGCCCTCACCCTGGGCGTGGTCAGCGCGAGCGCGCTGGTCTCCGGCATCCGCAACGACGCCAAGCTCAACACCGTGTCCGGCGACATCATCGTCGACGGCCTCACCGGCGATCTCACGGTCAACGCCGTGTCCGGCGACGTCTCCGCCCGGCACGTGATCGGCTCCCTCAACGCGAACAGCGTCTCGGGAGACGTCGCGATCACCGGCACCGTCCGCAAGGCCACCATCGACACCGTGTCCGGCGGCATGCTCGTCGACTCGGACGGCGACATCCAGGTCGTCGGCCTCAACACCGTCAGCGGCGACTCCACGATCCGCCTGTCCGAGGGCGTCCCCGCGAACTACGTCGTGCGCAGCGTCAGCGGCCGCGTGCAGATCGACGGCGTCGTCCAGTCGGGCAGGGGCACCGGTCCGACCACGAACTTCGCCGGCTCCGTCGGCGAGCTCAGCGGATCCTTCGCCGACATGCGCATCAACTCCGTCTCGGGTGACATCACCGTGCTGCGTCAGCCGGCAGTGGTGGATGCCGCGGCATCCGTTCCCGTGGAGGCGGGCGCATCGGAGCAGCAGCGGCCGGTCGAGAGCCCCGTGAACGCCGTCGAGGACGGGCAGGCGTGGTGA
- a CDS encoding MerR family transcriptional regulator, whose amino-acid sequence MDWTIQDVARLTGTTSRTLRHYDAVGLLPPSSVGANGYRRYDEDALVRLQRILLLRELGLGLPQIADVLAREVSEEDALRAHLAWLEQEQERTARLVASVRRTIEARWRGAPLMAEDMFDGFDHTRYADEVRERWGERAVAVGDAWWTGMDPDDRRGFQARLRAMEADWTAAAAAGEEPEGAVAQALAARHVAWLRTVPGTPLVDADGDGRAYVIGLGELYVDDPRFSARYAVSDGDLTGARLVRDALRLHAETNL is encoded by the coding sequence ATGGACTGGACGATCCAGGACGTGGCCCGGCTGACGGGCACGACGAGCCGCACGCTGCGTCACTACGACGCGGTCGGGCTGCTCCCGCCGTCGAGTGTGGGGGCGAACGGCTACCGGCGCTACGACGAGGACGCCCTCGTTCGGCTGCAGCGCATCCTGCTGCTGCGGGAGCTCGGGCTCGGCCTGCCCCAGATAGCCGATGTGCTGGCGCGGGAGGTCTCGGAGGAGGACGCCCTGCGGGCGCACCTCGCCTGGCTGGAGCAGGAGCAGGAGCGCACCGCGCGGCTGGTCGCGTCGGTGCGCAGGACGATCGAAGCGAGATGGAGAGGAGCACCGCTCATGGCGGAGGACATGTTCGACGGATTCGACCACACCCGGTACGCGGACGAGGTGCGCGAGCGCTGGGGCGAGCGGGCGGTCGCCGTCGGCGACGCCTGGTGGACCGGGATGGACCCCGACGACCGTCGGGGCTTCCAGGCGCGGCTGCGCGCGATGGAGGCCGACTGGACCGCCGCGGCCGCTGCGGGGGAGGAGCCCGAGGGGGCGGTCGCCCAGGCGCTCGCCGCACGGCACGTCGCCTGGCTGCGGACGGTCCCGGGGACGCCGCTGGTCGATGCGGACGGTGACGGCCGGGCCTATGTCATCGGTCTCGGCGAGCTGTACGTCGACGATCCGCGCTTCAGCGCGCGGTACGCGGTGTCGGACGGCGATCTGACGGGCGCACGGCTGGTGCGCGACGCGCTCCGGCTCCACGCCGAGACGAACCTCTAG
- a CDS encoding aldo/keto reductase: MKRRIIGTHEVSAIGLGGMPMSIEGRPDEDRSIATIHAALDAGVTLIDTADAYHLHADEVGHNEELIAKALRSYGSGAADVLVATKGGHLRPGDGTWTVNGHPDYLKEAAKASARRLGVDAIGLYQFHRPDSSVPYAESVGAVRDLLDEGVIRMAGISNADVAQIDEANEVLGGRLASVQNQFSPAFRSSLGELEHCASLGIAFLPWSPLGGISKAGELGENHAAFARVAEARGVSPQQITLAWELALAAIVVPIPGASRPESIRDSAQAPDLELTEEELRELMSD; encoded by the coding sequence ATGAAGCGACGCATCATCGGCACCCACGAGGTCAGCGCGATCGGACTCGGCGGTATGCCGATGTCGATCGAGGGCCGACCCGACGAGGATCGCTCGATCGCCACCATCCACGCCGCGCTCGACGCCGGTGTCACCCTCATCGACACCGCCGACGCGTACCACCTGCACGCCGACGAGGTCGGCCACAACGAGGAGCTCATCGCCAAGGCGCTGCGTTCCTACGGCTCCGGCGCCGCCGACGTGCTCGTGGCGACGAAGGGAGGACACCTGCGTCCCGGCGACGGGACATGGACGGTCAACGGTCATCCCGATTACCTGAAAGAGGCCGCGAAGGCCTCGGCACGCCGGCTGGGGGTGGACGCCATCGGGCTGTACCAGTTCCACCGTCCGGACTCCTCAGTGCCGTATGCCGAGTCGGTGGGCGCCGTCCGCGACCTGCTCGACGAAGGCGTCATCCGGATGGCCGGGATCTCGAACGCGGACGTCGCACAGATCGACGAGGCAAACGAGGTGCTGGGTGGTCGGCTCGCATCGGTGCAGAACCAGTTCTCTCCGGCCTTCCGCTCGAGTCTCGGCGAACTCGAGCACTGCGCCTCGCTCGGCATCGCCTTCCTGCCGTGGTCGCCTCTCGGCGGCATCTCGAAGGCCGGCGAGCTGGGGGAGAACCACGCCGCCTTCGCCCGTGTGGCCGAGGCGCGCGGGGTGAGCCCGCAGCAGATCACCCTGGCATGGGAGCTGGCCCTGGCGGCGATCGTCGTGCCCATCCCGGGGGCCTCTCGACCGGAGAGCATCCGCGACTCCGCACAGGCACCCGACCTGGAGCTCACCGAAGAGGAGCTGCGCGAGCTCATGTCCGATTGA
- a CDS encoding DUF1345 domain-containing protein — MSKAGSQQTSTSGGGAPRLPEHRWPPAAAVLVVLLLWALLPSAFYPWLRYGAVGLALAALVPLIIFNPHRLNREEQWSRVLSVGLSITLLIVNQVLLVQLIYELIASPPSRAGLILLSALQVWATNAIVFGLVFWEIDRGGPVARGIRSTEDLEPPDFRFPQDDDHGAGTQWRPRFFDYLYSSLSDGIAFSATDAMPLTHRAKLLMVTQALSAYILGLLVIARAVNTIG; from the coding sequence ATGTCGAAGGCCGGATCGCAGCAGACGTCGACGTCCGGGGGTGGCGCACCCCGCCTCCCCGAGCACCGCTGGCCGCCGGCTGCCGCCGTCCTGGTCGTCCTGCTGCTCTGGGCACTGCTGCCGAGCGCGTTCTACCCGTGGCTGCGGTACGGGGCGGTGGGCCTCGCCCTCGCGGCGCTCGTGCCGCTGATCATCTTCAATCCGCACCGCCTGAACCGCGAGGAGCAGTGGTCGCGGGTGCTGTCGGTCGGCCTGTCCATCACGCTGCTCATCGTCAATCAGGTGCTCCTCGTCCAGCTCATCTACGAGCTGATCGCGAGTCCCCCGAGCCGGGCGGGTCTCATCCTGCTGTCCGCCCTTCAGGTGTGGGCCACGAACGCCATCGTGTTCGGCCTCGTCTTCTGGGAGATCGATCGCGGGGGGCCCGTGGCCCGCGGCATCCGCTCGACAGAGGACCTCGAGCCACCCGACTTCCGCTTCCCGCAGGACGACGACCACGGTGCGGGCACGCAGTGGCGGCCCCGCTTCTTCGACTACCTCTATTCGTCGCTCAGTGACGGCATCGCCTTCTCGGCCACCGACGCCATGCCGCTCACGCACCGCGCGAAGCTGCTCATGGTCACCCAGGCGCTGTCCGCCTACATCCTCGGCCTGCTCGTGATCGCCCGGGCGGTCAACACGATCGGGTGA
- a CDS encoding DUF7218 family protein codes for MPDGRGSNSVKDPELYEALRAQGDSKEKAARIANAAARDGRKSVGRRGGSSGDYDDWTVAHLRARAKELGISGYSGKRKAELISMLREH; via the coding sequence ATGCCGGACGGTCGTGGATCGAACAGCGTGAAGGACCCCGAGCTGTACGAGGCGCTGCGCGCGCAGGGGGATTCGAAGGAGAAGGCGGCGCGCATCGCGAACGCCGCGGCGCGGGACGGGCGCAAGAGCGTCGGCCGGCGCGGGGGATCCTCGGGCGACTACGACGACTGGACCGTCGCACATCTGCGCGCGCGGGCCAAAGAGCTTGGGATCTCGGGCTATTCGGGGAAGCGCAAGGCCGAGCTCATCTCGATGCTGCGCGAGCACTGA